The region GCCAGCGCCTCGCTGACACTGTCCGACCTCGACGCCCTCCATGCCGCCATCGCTGCTGGGCTCGACTCCGGAACCGTGGACGGTGGGGGTGGTCGTCCAGGGAACCGACATCATCGAGGAGACCGCCTTCCACCTCCACCTGCTGCACCAGGGCGACACACCCGTCGTCTTCACCGGAGCCATGCGGAACCCGAACATGCCCGACCATGCTCGACCATGGCGGGCCCGACGGGCCCGACGGGCCCGCCAACCTGCACGCCGCCGTCATCGCGGCAGCAGGGTCCCTGGCTGCGGGACGTCGGCTGTGTCGTCGTCCTCGGCGACGAGGTCCGCGCCGCCCGAAGGCCACACCGTCGGCACCGCGGCATTCATTGAGCTCTTTCAGACCCGAATCCGCAGGTAGTGGCGGAGGGTGGGGGCTGAGACGACGACAGGTGCACTGCCGGTTTGAGAAGATCGAGGTTCCTACGCCTAATCGACTCGAACACGAAAGTGCACCTGTCTGGTGAAGAAGATATCGCGTCGCCGCACCGCCTCCCGTACCTCCGGCAGGCGCTGGACCAGGCTGAACGCCCGGGTGGGTCCGGCGGACGAGTCGCTGACGGAGAACGGCGGCCTGGTACTCGTGGCCGAGCTTGACCGAGCGCTGAGTGTCACCGCCGCCCTTGACGCCGGGATCGGGCCGTTCAAGGAGCGCGACCGGGGCCTGTCCGGTGGCGAGTTCGCGTTGGCGATGGCGGTGGTGCAGCTGACCGGCGAGGACCACCTGGTCGGCTTCGACCGGTTGCGCGCGGACCGGGTGGGCGAGGGGCTGCTGCCCGCGCCCGTCCCGCCGTCCACGACGGCCGCCACGCTGGCGGCCCGTTTCGGTCAGGCCCAGCGCGAGGGTATCGAGCGGGCCTCGGCCCAGGTCAGCGCTCGTGCGCTCGCCGCACTGCCGGTCGGCGAGCGGGCCCGGATCCTGTCCGGGCCGGTGACGATCGACCTGGACGCGAAGGACATCGAGGTGTTCTCCACCCGCAAGGAGCAGGTCATCCGCTCCTACAAGGGCGAGGTCGCCGGGCGTGTGCATGCCGCGCACTGGGCCCAGGCCCAGGTGGTGCTGGTCTCGGACCTGCTCGACGGCCGCTCGGACGGCCGCAGCCAGTCCCCGGCCCAGATCGACCGGGCGGTGGACGCCGTGCGCGCCGCCGGCGCGAGGGGCCCGGTCCTGTTCCAGGGCGATTGCGGCTACTACGCGGGGAAGGTCGCCGAGAAGATCACGGCCCGCGAGGCCTTGTTCCGGCTCGGGGTGCCGCGCAGTCGACCGTTGTGGCGGGCGGTGGCCCCCGTGCACGACGACGACTGGATCGACGCTCTGGACTACCCGGCCGCGCAGGTCGCGTTGCTGGACTACGTGCCCACCGGATGGCCCGAGGGCACCCGCGTGATCGCCCGCCGGGTGCGTTACGACGCCGCCGAGTTGTCCGCGGACCCGCGCTCGCGTCGCTCGCGGACCGTCGGCAGGGACCAGCTCGCCCTGGTCCTGGACGGCCTGGAGGAACAGGCATACGCCTACTCGTTCATCGCCACCAACGAACCGCTGGACCTGGACCAGGAGGTCGCGGCGGCGGAGTGGGAGTTCCGCCGCCGCACCAAGATCGAGGAGCTCTTCCGCGACACCGCCCACGGAGCCGGACTGAACCACCTGCCCTCCGCATCGCACGCGGTCAATGCGATGTGGATGTGGGGCGCGCTGCTGGCCTACAACCTGTCCGCGTGGCTGCCGATGCTGGCCCCGCTCGGCGCCGCGAGGCGTCGCATCTCAACCGTGCGCCGGCTCCTGATCCGCCGCGCCGCCCGCTGGACGGCCACCGCTCGCCGCCACGAGCTCCACTTCACCGCCGAAGCAGGCCAGTTGATCGCCCGGGTGCTCGCCCGGATCCGCGCCCACCGGCACCCCTCGGCCGCCTGAACACCGCCCCGACCGGGCCCGAACCACCCGCACCAGCCCAGGAAGGCCGCCCACCCGGCACGACAGCCGGGCCACATGCCTGCCCCGACACAGCCCAACGGCACCGACGGCCAGCACGGAGATCAACTGACTGGCCGTCGGCCACTACCTGCGGATTCGGGTCAGAGCGGCCACCGATCGGGTGACGGAGCCGAGGCGGCAGCCGGCACGCCCGACCGCGATCCCGCTGGTCCGGGTGGCCGTCAACGGCGGATGCGGCTCCACCCTGCCGAGCAGCAGTTGAAAGGGCTCATTGGGACCTGATCCCCAGCGGTGACCTCAATCCGTACAAAGCCCGTCTGCTCCTGCACCGCCTGTTCTCCACCGGCTGCCGGGATCGGGAACGGATCACCCAGGCCTTCGCCGTGTTCGGTGACCGTCCCGCCGAACCCTGTCGCCCGCCTCACAGGGGAGGCCGGGCTGAGTACAAGCCGGTGGATGAAAGCGGCAGCGGATGCGACGACCTGAACCGGGGCCTTGTTCAGGGGTGGCGATGTGGGCGGAGACGAGGCCGGCGATGGCGAGGCGACTCGGACGCGCGCGGAGGACTCGTAAATGACTTGTCAGGCCCTGGAGCTCGTCTCGCCGGAGCCCCTCTCTGTCAGCCTTGGGTGAGACATCCCGCTTTGGCGGGTTAGCCTGAGAGGGCCCCGAGTAGGAGTTCCACCCCTGATGACCAGCACCAATCCGTCCGCTGCCAGCCCGGCTCCCAGGCCGAAGCGCCGCACGTTCAGCCCCGAGTACAAGCTGCGGATCGTCGCCGAGTACGACGCCGCGCCCGAGGGTGAGAAGGGTGCGGTCCTGCGCCGCGAGCGCCTGTACCACTCCCACGTCACCGAATGGCGGGCCGCGCGCGATGCCGGCGCCCTGGAAAACCTGGCCGACCGCCGCACGAGCCCGGTGCGCCCGAAGAAGTCCGCCGCCGAGGTCGAGAACGAGAAGCTGCGCCGGCAGGTGGAACGGCTGGAGAAGGAACTCGCCCGGAACAAGGCTGCGGTGGAGGTCCTGGGAAAAGCGTCGGCGCTCTTGGAAATGATCTCCGAGAGCGCGGACTGAGGCACGCCGCCGATCCCGTCGTGGACGAGGCTTTCACCGCCGTCGAACACGAGCTGGGCACCACGGCGGCGTGTCGGCTGACCGGCCGCTCCCGGGCCACCCACTACCGCAGGCTGAAGCCACCGCCCGCGCGCCGGACCAGGTCCCCGCAGGTCCAGCCGTCGGCCCTGACGGCCGAAGAGCGTGATGCGGTACTGGCGTTGATGAACAGCCCCGAGTACGCCGAGTTGCCGCCCGCGCAGATCTGGGCCCGCGAACTGGACACCGGGCGCTACCACTGCTCGGTCTCCACGATGTACCGGATCCTGCGCGAACGGGGGCAGTCCGGTGAGCGCCGCCGCCAGGCCACCCACCCGGCCAAGGCGGTGCCCGAACTCGTCGCCGACGGCCCATCCCAGGTGTTCACCTGGGACATCACCAAAGCAGCCGGCCCCGGCAAGGGCATCTGGTACCACGCCTACGTCATCATCGACATCTTCAGCCGCTACATCGTCGGCCACACCGTCGAGGCAGCCGAATCAGCCGAACGGGCCGAGGAGTTGATCCGCGAGACCATCGCGCGCAACGGCATCGTCCCCGAGACCGTGCACGCCGACCGCGGCACCTCCATGACCTCCAAGAAGGTCTCCCAGCTGCTGATCGATCTCGGTGTCACCCGGAGCCACTCACGCCCCAGGGTCTCCAACGACAACCCCTACAGCGAGGCACAGTTCAAGACCACCAAGTACATGGCCGACTATCCCGAGCGGTTCGACTCCCTGGCCCACGCCCGCGAATGGTTCGACGCCTTCATCTCGTACTACAACCACGAGCACCGGCACTCGGGCATCGCACTTCACACGCCCGCCAGCGTCCATTTCGGCACCGCCGAGGAGATCCGCGACCAGCGGGCCGTCACCCTCGCCGAGGCCTACGCACGCCACCCCGAACGCTTCGGCCGCCGCCCCAGACCACCCGAGATCCCGCCGACGGCGTGGATCAACGACCCCGCCAAGCGCCGCGAGCCCGCACCACAAACCTCATAGCCTCACGACCGTCTCACTGGACTTGAAATCTTCCGGCCGGCCGAGGCGTGGGGTTGTTGACAGCGGTGCTGCTGGGATCCCAAAGGCGCATTTGGGCCTGCGGACCCGGAGCCCCGCGCCCGGAGGATCTGGGTCTGCCTGCTGGCGGTGCTGCTGGGCTAGTGTCATGAGCAGAGGAGATCGATGAGCTTCCCCGGGTGTGCGACCGCGGATTCAGGCGATGTGGAGTTCGCCAGCACGTAGTCCATCACGAGTGGGCGCAACAGGGTCCGGTGTTACCTGTCACCGGACCGGGCCGTCAACTCTCCTTCGGCGCAGAACCCCATGCGTCAACTCCTGGACCGGCGGCGTGTCGTTCTCGCCCCCCGCAAGAGAACGACGCGCCGCTGTCCTGTCAGATGCCTCACCACCGGTTACGGGCCGTCGCCCGGTGCACCGGCCGGGATATGGACAGCCACCCGGCCGATGCACCGGGCGACGGCCCGTCCGTTCTACCGACACCGGCCAAACGACCGATTCTCCCCATAGGGGCGGGCGCGGTACCCAGGCGATCGGGTGCAGAGGAGCGGAGGGAGTCCGGCGCCGAAGGTGGCGCCCGGTACGGTTCGCCGCTGAGGCAAGGTCCCTGAAGCGCGGTGCCCACACGTGTCACTCGTCCCGCCCGATCGAGGTTGCACAGCCGGCGAGGCACCCATGGGGCAGGCTCATACGGCCGGTCGACCGCCTCCGCGTCGCTCCATCCGCTCAGCGCCCCAACGGCAAGGCGCGGGAACCACCGGTATTTCCGGTGCCGTAGTCATCGCCACCGGAAATACCGCTGGCCGAAGGCTGGGGGCGGACCACCGAGGCCGGCGGCACCAAGGTGCTCGGGCTGAAGTCAGTCTGCTCCGGGTGCCGTTCGCTCTTGTCGTCGAACGGTCGGCCTTCACAGGCCGCAGAAGCGGAAGCCCGGCGGGTCAGCGCCGAACGGGGCAGGGCTGCCCTCGACTCAACTGCCATAGACCGGGATCCACTCATAGCCGTGCCGTGGCAATCGACTTGTGTCGTCAGTGAAGGGATCGTCCTGCACCACGTCATCCCAGGGGTGGGGACGGCCCGCGTCCTGGGCCCGCCAGTACGCCAAGGTCCTCTCGATGGCCCTGGCCACCTCGCGCTCCTCCCACGCGGCCTGCAGAGCGGGCATGCCGGCGAGGCTGTCGCCCGGCTGATCCTGCTGATCCAGGAAGCGTCGGCTCACCAGAGGCAGCAGCGGGATCGGTGAGGGGCGGGGGGCGACGATCGGAACCTCCACCCAGGAGGCTGGAAGGTCGGCACGGACTGGGCCCTCACCGCCCCCGGCCTTGGCGCGCTTGAGGTAGTGCGCCAGGTAGGCCATTGGTTTGCGAACGATGGCCCTGGGCACGTAAAGGAGTTCGG is a window of Kitasatospora sp. NBC_00240 DNA encoding:
- a CDS encoding asparaginase domain-containing protein, producing MPPSLLGSTPEPWTVGVVVQGTDIIEETAFHLHLLHQGDTPVVFTGAMRNPNMPDHARPWRARRARRARQPARRRHRGSRVPGCGTSAVSSSSATRSAPPEGHTVGTAAFIELFQTRIRR
- a CDS encoding IS3 family transposase, whose amino-acid sequence is MDEAFTAVEHELGTTAACRLTGRSRATHYRRLKPPPARRTRSPQVQPSALTAEERDAVLALMNSPEYAELPPAQIWARELDTGRYHCSVSTMYRILRERGQSGERRRQATHPAKAVPELVADGPSQVFTWDITKAAGPGKGIWYHAYVIIDIFSRYIVGHTVEAAESAERAEELIRETIARNGIVPETVHADRGTSMTSKKVSQLLIDLGVTRSHSRPRVSNDNPYSEAQFKTTKYMADYPERFDSLAHAREWFDAFISYYNHEHRHSGIALHTPASVHFGTAEEIRDQRAVTLAEAYARHPERFGRRPRPPEIPPTAWINDPAKRREPAPQTS
- a CDS encoding IS1380 family transposase: MKKISRRRTASRTSGRRWTRLNARVGPADESLTENGGLVLVAELDRALSVTAALDAGIGPFKERDRGLSGGEFALAMAVVQLTGEDHLVGFDRLRADRVGEGLLPAPVPPSTTAATLAARFGQAQREGIERASAQVSARALAALPVGERARILSGPVTIDLDAKDIEVFSTRKEQVIRSYKGEVAGRVHAAHWAQAQVVLVSDLLDGRSDGRSQSPAQIDRAVDAVRAAGARGPVLFQGDCGYYAGKVAEKITAREALFRLGVPRSRPLWRAVAPVHDDDWIDALDYPAAQVALLDYVPTGWPEGTRVIARRVRYDAAELSADPRSRRSRTVGRDQLALVLDGLEEQAYAYSFIATNEPLDLDQEVAAAEWEFRRRTKIEELFRDTAHGAGLNHLPSASHAVNAMWMWGALLAYNLSAWLPMLAPLGAARRRISTVRRLLIRRAARWTATARRHELHFTAEAGQLIARVLARIRAHRHPSAA